GAACTTGCGCGCGCCCCAGCTCGGCTCGCCGCCGCGCTCGTCCGGGATGATCCACAGCTGGAACAGCGTGGTTTCCTCGTCTTCGGCGTTCCACTCGGAATGCTGCACGCCCTTGCCGGCGCTCATCACCTGCACGTCGCCCGCTTCGGTGCGGCCTTCATTGCCCATGCTGTCGCGATGGGTGATGGCGCCTTTGCGGACATAGGTGATGATTTCCATGTCGTTGTGCGGGTGGGGCGGGAAGCCGCTATTGGGCGCGATGGTATCGTCGTTCCAGACGCGCAGCGCGCCCCAGTGCACCCGTTCCGGATCGTGGTAACTGGCGAAGCTGAAATGGTGATGCGCGTCGAGCCAGCCATGATTGGCCGCGCCGAGGCTTGCGAAAGGTCTGAGTTCGATCACGGGATATCTCCTCGTTCGTGCTTTCCCGACCTATCTGGGGCTTGCGTGCTGGATGGAAAAGTCGGATAAAATCATCCGTGATGTTCGGAAAATTGGAACAATGAAGCTCGGCGAGCCGACGCTCGACCAGCTGCGCATCTTCCTCGCCGTCGAGGAAGCGGGCAGTTTCGGCGGAGCCGCGCGCCGGATGGGGCGGGCCGTGTCCGCCATCAGCTACGGCATCGCGCAACTGGAAGCCCAGCTCGGCCTCACACTTTTCGAACGGGAGGGTTCGCGAAAGCCGGTCCTTTCCGATGCCGGGCGCGGCCTGCTGGCGGAAGCGCGGGCGGTCACGGACCGGGCCGACATGCTGCTCGCCAAGACGCGCAGCCTCCATGCCGGGATCGAAAGCGACGTATCGCTGGTCGTCGATGTCATGGTTCCGGGCGATGTGACCGCGTCCGTTCTCGGCGCCTTCCGGGAGCGGTACCCGACCGTTTCGCTCCGCCTGCAGGTCGAAGGGCTGGGCGCAGTGGCCGCCTGCCTGATCGAGCGATCGTCCATCGTGGGCGTCGGCGGTCCGGTCATTGCCGATCATCCGGAGCTGGAGCGGCAGGATATCGGTGCGATAGATCTGGTCCCCGTCGCCGCGCCGGACCATCCCCTCGCCAAAGGAACCAACCGCCCTGGTGCGGGGCGCGATCACTTGCAGCTGGTTTTGGCGGACCGGTCCCAGCTCACACGCGGGCGGGAGTTTTCCGTGATGAGCGCGCGGACCTGGCGGCTCGGCGATCTCGCGGCCAAGCATGCGCTGCTGAAGGAAGGGCTGGGATGGGGCAATATGCCGCGCCCGATGATCCTGGCGGACCTCGCATCGGGGGCACTCGTCGAACTCGACCTGCCGGAAAAGCCCGGCGTATCCTACCGGCTGAGCGCGCTCTGGCGCAGAGATACGCGGCCCGGCCCGGCGACCAGCTGGCTGATCGACGCCCTGCGCGAGCGCCTTGCCGAATGTCCCCGCTGACGCAGGGACGGGCCCATCAGAGCTTCATGACCCAGCCATGCGGATCGGGTTCAGTGCCGCGCTGGATACCGGTCAGCCTGTTGCGCAGCTTCGTGGTCAGCTGGCCTTCCCCGCCCGAACCGATGGCGAATTCCCCGTCCGGACCCGCCACCGTGCCGACTGCCGTCACGACCGCCGCCGTTCCGCAAGCCATCGTTTCCAGCAGCGCGCCGGTGGTCGCATCCGCGCGCCACTGGTCGATGCTGTAGGGTTCCTCGCGGACCTGCAACCCTTCCTCGCGCATCAGTTGGATCAGGCTGTCGCGCGTGATGCCCGGCAGGATCGTGCCCGTCAGCGGCGGCGTGATCACGCTGCCGTCCTCGAACGCGAAGAACAGGTTCATGCCGCCCAGTTCCTCGACCCACTTCTTCTCGACCGCATCCAGGAAAACCACCTGGTCGCAGCCGTTCTCGATGCCTTCGGCCTGCGGCACGAGGCTGGCGGCGTAGTTGCCGCCGGTCTTGGCCGCGCCCGTGCCGCCCGGCGCGGCGCGGGTGTAGTTGCGGCTGGCCCAGATCTTCACCGCGCGGCTGCCGCCCTTGAAGTATCCGCCGACCGGGCTGGCGATCAGCAGGTAGGTGTATTTGCGCGCAGGCCGCACGCCCAGGAACGCCTCGGTCGCGAACATGAAGGGCCGCAGGTACAGCGATCCGCCTTCCGCCGTGGGGAACCAGTCGCCGTCGGCATCCAGCAGGTGCCGCAGGCTGTCGATGAACAGGTCCTCTGGCAGATGCGGCATCGCCATGCGCTCGGCCGACTGGTTGAAACGCGCGGCATTCGCATCCGGCCGGAACAGGGCGAGCCTGCCGTCCGGGTGCCGGTAGGCCTTCATCCCTTCGAAGATTTCCTGCGCGTAATGCAGCACCGCCGCGGCCGGATCGAGCGCGATCGGCTCGCGCGGGCAAAGCGTGGGTGAATGCCAGCCGCCCTGGTCCTCGTCATAATCGATCCGGACCATGTGATCGGTGAAGACCGTGCCGAAACCCGGATCGGCGATCGCTTGCGCGCGGGTCTCTCCCGGAACGGGTGCGGGATGGGGTTTGTGCGTGAATTCCATGGCGGCTGGGTAATCGCGCGCCGCTGCGAGGGCAAGGCGCAACCCGGCGCATGGCGCGGGGGGCGGCGGCGAGGGATGGAAAATTGCCCGCCAGGTCCATGTTCGGGAGGCAAGCGACAAGTATGATCTGTGAAAAAGTTATTTCAAGACTTGTGTTGGGGATTCGGATGACTCACAAAGGGGGTGAGGGCAGCGGCAACAGGCGGTTCTCGGCCCCCGGTGAAACGGTGCGGGTCTTGGCTCATTAGCGCGAAAGGAGGTGATCCGATGTCTCATGGTTCAGCAGAGAGGTCGGCAAGTTTCCGCGCGAGGCACTATCGGTAACACAGCATACCCTTAGAGGCTTCGTGAGCGGCACTTCCTGGCCGCTGACCATGCGAAAGGCAGTTCCACCTACGGGCGTGGAGCTGCCTTTCACATATCCGGGACCCTGACCCCGTCGCGCGGGGCGCCGAAATTCAGCGGCAATCCTCGATCGCCCGGCTCACCTCGGCCCAGGCTGGCAGGTAGAGCGGGGGCAACCCTTCCACTTCCACGGCGAACCGGCCTCTCGTCAGAGCCATCGCGTCCAGCAAAGGATCGCCCGCCGGTACGACCGCGACGAGCGAGGACACGAACGCGCCGTCGGGCCGCACGGTCAGTGCGCGGTCCATCGTTTCTGTCCGGATGCGCATCTGGCGCGGACCGGTCGATTGTCCCTGCCGGAGCAGGCGCAGGACCGGCGCCTGGCCCGCGCGCCGATCGCAATCGACGGTGAACAGCACGTCTGTCGCAGTGTTGCCGAAGAACGCCGTCCCGCCTCCCGCGGGCTTCGCATTGTAACGCCAGTCACCGCGGGTCTGCGGCGCGTCGATCCAGTTGTCGACACGCGGCGGCAGGGCAACCGGGGCCTGCGTTCGCACCGGGGCGGGCGTGGCGGCAGGCGTCGGCGCGGGCGTGGCGACCGGAGGCGGCGCGGCGGAAGGAATGCAGCCGGCCAGGAACACGGGCGCGGCGAGAGCGAGGGGGCGAAGCATGGGCGAAGGTCCTGTCATGTATAGAGACACGCATTGACGACCCGCATGATCCCGGAGGAGCCGGGAATTTCGATTTCCTGCGTGCCGGGACCGTGGAAGGTGAAAGTGCTCCCCTGCATGGCCATGGCGCCCAGGATCGGTTGCTGCGGATTGACGGTGGAAGCGAAGGCGGGTTGCGCGGACGGGGTCTGGCGCATCGGCAGCATGAAACGCTCGCGCGGTTGGCCGGCCATGATCGAGTACTGCCCGCCCGGCTGAAGCTGGCCTGCGCGCTCCACGGTCAGGGTCCGGTTCGCGCGCGTGCATGCGACGGTCAGGATCGGTTCGCCCTCGTGCGATGCGAACACGGCGCGTGCGCCATTGCCGTCCTCGGTCGTCTGCCAGTCGCCTTCGGCCAGAGTCTTGCCGGATGGCACGGCCGTGGGGGCGGCATTGGATGTGAGGACCGGCTCCGGCGCCGCAGCGGCGGCCTGCTGCTCCGGTTCTTCCGCGGGACCGCCGCAGGCGGCGAGGGCGACGGGCAACGCTAGGGCAATGAAAGGGGCGCGACGCATGGTTTCCACTCGTTCCTCGTGCTGGATGTTTTGCGCTGGATGCAGCAGCGCTCTAACCACACCGATATGCCACGCAAGCTCCGTCTCGATCAACTGCTCGTCCAGCGCGACCTCGCCGAAAGCCGCACCCGCGCACAAGCTCTGATCATGGCCGGCCTCGTCTTTTCGGGCGAAACCAAGCTCGCCAAGGCCGGCCAGCAGATCGCGGAGGACGCGCCGCTGGAGGTACGCGGGCGCGACCATCCCTGGGTCAGCCGCGGCGGCATCAAGCTGGCCCATGCACTGGACCATTTCGGGCTGGACCCGGCCGGGGAGGTCGCGATGGACGTCGGCAGTTCCACCGGCGGCTTCACCGACGTGCTCCTGACCCGCGGCGCATCGCATGTCATCGCGGTCGACAGCGGGACCAACCAGCTCGCGTGGAAGCTGCGGCAGGACCCGCGCGTCACGGTTATGGAACAGACCAGCGCCCGCATCCTGACACGCGAGATGATCGGCCGACCTTACGGCTGGGTGGTATGCGACGCCTCCTTCATTTCGCTCGCCAAGGTGCTCGAGATGCCCCTGGAGCTGGCGGAGACGCCGTGCCAGCTCGTCGCGCTGATCAAGCCGCAGTTCGAAGTGCGCCGCGAGGAAGTCGGCAAGGGTGGTGTCGTGCGCGATCGGACGCTTCATTCGCGCGTCTGCGACCAGGTCCGGGCGTGGCTGGAAGGGGAGGGCTGGACCGCGCAGGGTATCGAGACCAGCCCCATCACCGGCCCGGAAGGCAATGTCGAATTCCTGATCGCCGCCCAAAGGCTTTAGGCAAAGGGACCGGATGCCGCGGGGAAGCGGCGATCCGCGCGCGCGGCATTGCCGTCCCCCGCGCGACAGGCCAAGAAGGTGTCAAGACGATTCGACCCGGAGCGTGAATGACCACACTGGCGTCCAAGGCGCAGTTGCGAGCGAGTTTTGTCCGGTGGGCCCTGCTCACCGTCCCGGCCTGCGTCCTGCTGGGCTATTTGTCCGGCCAGCTTGGTAGCGCCGACACGCTGTGGTTCGAACAGCTGGAAAAGCCCGATATTTTCCCGCCCGGCTATGTGTTCGGCGTCGTCTGGTCGATCCTCTACGCCATGATGGGCCTCGCCTTAGCGCTCGTCTGCAGCGCCTGGGGGGCGAAGGGGCGAACGGCGGCGATCGTCCTGTTCCTCGTCCAGTTCGCGGTCAACCTGGCCTGGACGCCGATCTTCTTCGGTGCCTACCAGATCACCGGCGGACTGATCGTGATCGGTATCCTTGCCGTGCTTCTCGCACTGACGATCGTCGCGTTCTGGCGGATCAGGACGCTCGCGGGTGTGCTTTTGCTGCCCTATCTGGCCTGGGTGCTGTTCGCGTCGGTCCTCAACTACCAGTTCCTGCAGCTTAATCCGGAGACCGACGGGGTAGACCCGACCGGTCCGATCCAGAGTGTGGAAATCTGACGCCGGGAATCAGGCGCCGGAAATCAGGTTTCGTCGGCGCGCGTCAGCCAGTCGGCGAGTGCCCTGACCTTTTTCTGGCGCCACTGCGGCAGCGGTGCAAGCAGCCAGTAAGCGCGGCGCGCATCCATCGGGCCTTCGACGGCCGCGAGTTCGTTTTTCGCCAGCGCCGATTCCGCGAGCATCAGCGGCAGTACCGTGCGGCCGAGCCCCGCCATGGCCGAACTGAGCGCCTGACCTGCCGTCGCGACCTCGATGGCCGGGCGCACATCGTCCGGAAGATTGGCCGCCGTCCAGCCGATCCAGTCGTCCGGCGCGTCGTGCCGCGCGACGATTACCTTGCGTGCTTCGCCCAGAGCCACCCCTTCCAGATCGCCGGGTCCGTCGACAAGGCGGATCGCGAAATCCAGGTTCGCTTCGGTGAAGTCGGCATACTCGTCTTCGACCACGTGGATCTGGATCGTAGGGTTTTCCTTGCGGAAATCCGCGAGGCGGGGGGCCAGCCACTGCGCGTAGAACTCGCGCGGGGCGGCAATCGTGTACCGGTCGCTCGCCTGTCCGGCCTGCATCGCCTGTACGCTTTCCTCGAACTTGAGGAATCCCTCGCGAAGGGCGTCCAGGCCGGCGGCCCCTTCGCCGGTCAGTTCGAGCCCGCGGCTGGTACGGCGGAACAGGACGGTGCCCAGATGGTCTTCCAGCGCCCTGATCTGCTGACCCACCGCGGCCGGGGTCACGGCAAGCTCGTCCGCCGCCCGCGTGAACGACAGGTGCCGTGCGGCGGCATCGAAGACGCGCAGCGCATTGAGGGGCAGGTGGGTTCGCTTCATCGTGAGCGCGACTTAAGGCGAGGGCAGCGTGCGCTCAAGATGCGGACCGTCAGTTCGCGGGCGCGGGCGCGGCCAAGGGGAAGAAGGGGATGCGCACCTCGATCGGCTCCCCGGCCTGCCGGGCGAAGGTGTAGAAGCCTTCCATCGATCCGTGCGGCGTAATCAGCGGACAGCCCGACACGTAATCATGGCTCTGCCCGGGTGCGAGGACCGGCTGTTCACCGACGACGCCTTCGCCGTCGACATGGTTCACCATCCCGCGCGCATCGGTGATGCGCCAGTGCCGGGTCAGCAGTTGCACGGTCTCGTCCGAGCCGTTCTCGATCCTTATGTGGTAGACCCAGAACCACTTCCCCGCCGCCGGGAGGGACTGTTCGGGAAGGAAATTGACTGCCACGCGGACAGTGATGTCGTGGGACGTGGCGGCATGGTCAAATAGCTGGATCATTTCGCCAGCAAGGTAGCGACCCGCTCCTGGTTCGCAAGGCCGTTCGGGCCGGAGAGTGCGCAACCGGACGACCGAAAGTGCGGGGCGGTGCGGGGGAAGGGGGGAGGCACCGCCCCGGTGGATGGTCAGGCGACCATCCGGTCTTTCGGATCGCAGTCGTTCTCGCGCAGCAATTCCATCAGCAGGTTTGCGCCCAGCGGCTCGGCGAACTGGAAACCGGCCGATCCATGAGCAACCCAGCGCAACCGCGTCTGTTCGAAGGAACGGCGGCCGAGGCAGATCGTGGCGAGCGTGCCCGGGGCGAATTCGGGCAGGCCGTATGCCATCAGTCCGCGCAGCGAGATGTTGAGGACGACGGCCTGGAACCGGTTTCCCTCGACCCAGATCTGCGCATTGCGTTCGCACGGGATGCGGGCAGAGCGGTCGGGACGGGCGAAGATCTTCGGGTCCGCTTCGGCAAGGTTCTCCACCCCGACACGGCGGCCGTCCTGCCAGACGACGCGGGCTTCGATCGGTTCGATGCCGTCCCAGAAATATTCGAGCGTCTCACCGACGCGAAGATCTTGGTCGGTCTCGATCTGCGCACCGACGGGGGAAAGATTGCGCACGAGCGCGAGATAGGCCCCGTGGGCCAGCGTGATGCAGCAGGGGCGCAGGAAAGTGAGATGCCGGTCGGCCGCGCGGCGGCATTCGACGATTTCGGCATGCGTAGGCGCATCGCCAAGCGGCGTGCGCGTTTCTTCGTCTCGGGAATGTGGTGCGCTCGTCGGAGCGGACAGGTGCGGCGTGACCGCGGAACCATCGTCGATGCCCGATGGCAGGCTCCCCCTGGGTAGGTGCATTTCTCGCGCTCCCTGTTATTTTTTTAATCCCCCCGTTCCGCGTTCCATCGGGACCAATCGATGGCTGGGGGCGGAACGGGGTGGATCGCAAGGGTCAAGGCGACGTGAAGTGGCGCTCTCGACACCCCCTTTCTGGCCGGGGATCAGGGTTAATAAAAGTCTTACACCGTAAATGTAACGCAACGTAACGTTACGCCTGTCAAATACGGATGATTACCGATAGGATGGGCGTCGCCAACACCGTAAGGTAAACAAAAATTTACGAAATCGGCGGTCGCATGCAGAATGAAAATGAACCAGCAA
This genomic interval from Qipengyuania sp. JC766 contains the following:
- a CDS encoding pirin family protein — its product is MIELRPFASLGAANHGWLDAHHHFSFASYHDPERVHWGALRVWNDDTIAPNSGFPPHPHNDMEIITYVRKGAITHRDSMGNEGRTEAGDVQVMSAGKGVQHSEWNAEDEETTLFQLWIIPDERGGEPSWGARKFPKDARSGQFVPLASGSATDGDDGALPIRTDAEVLGATLKAGQSVTYRPRAASRHLYLVPATGKVRVDDVEAGARDGVAITGQDSFTVTALEDSELVLVDAA
- a CDS encoding LysR family transcriptional regulator, which produces MKLGEPTLDQLRIFLAVEEAGSFGGAARRMGRAVSAISYGIAQLEAQLGLTLFEREGSRKPVLSDAGRGLLAEARAVTDRADMLLAKTRSLHAGIESDVSLVVDVMVPGDVTASVLGAFRERYPTVSLRLQVEGLGAVAACLIERSSIVGVGGPVIADHPELERQDIGAIDLVPVAAPDHPLAKGTNRPGAGRDHLQLVLADRSQLTRGREFSVMSARTWRLGDLAAKHALLKEGLGWGNMPRPMILADLASGALVELDLPEKPGVSYRLSALWRRDTRPGPATSWLIDALRERLAECPR
- a CDS encoding branched-chain amino acid aminotransferase, with amino-acid sequence MEFTHKPHPAPVPGETRAQAIADPGFGTVFTDHMVRIDYDEDQGGWHSPTLCPREPIALDPAAAVLHYAQEIFEGMKAYRHPDGRLALFRPDANAARFNQSAERMAMPHLPEDLFIDSLRHLLDADGDWFPTAEGGSLYLRPFMFATEAFLGVRPARKYTYLLIASPVGGYFKGGSRAVKIWASRNYTRAAPGGTGAAKTGGNYAASLVPQAEGIENGCDQVVFLDAVEKKWVEELGGMNLFFAFEDGSVITPPLTGTILPGITRDSLIQLMREEGLQVREEPYSIDQWRADATTGALLETMACGTAAVVTAVGTVAGPDGEFAIGSGGEGQLTTKLRNRLTGIQRGTEPDPHGWVMKL
- a CDS encoding TlyA family RNA methyltransferase; this translates as MPRKLRLDQLLVQRDLAESRTRAQALIMAGLVFSGETKLAKAGQQIAEDAPLEVRGRDHPWVSRGGIKLAHALDHFGLDPAGEVAMDVGSSTGGFTDVLLTRGASHVIAVDSGTNQLAWKLRQDPRVTVMEQTSARILTREMIGRPYGWVVCDASFISLAKVLEMPLELAETPCQLVALIKPQFEVRREEVGKGGVVRDRTLHSRVCDQVRAWLEGEGWTAQGIETSPITGPEGNVEFLIAAQRL
- a CDS encoding TspO/MBR family protein, which encodes MTTLASKAQLRASFVRWALLTVPACVLLGYLSGQLGSADTLWFEQLEKPDIFPPGYVFGVVWSILYAMMGLALALVCSAWGAKGRTAAIVLFLVQFAVNLAWTPIFFGAYQITGGLIVIGILAVLLALTIVAFWRIRTLAGVLLLPYLAWVLFASVLNYQFLQLNPETDGVDPTGPIQSVEI
- a CDS encoding LysR family transcriptional regulator, producing the protein MKRTHLPLNALRVFDAAARHLSFTRAADELAVTPAAVGQQIRALEDHLGTVLFRRTSRGLELTGEGAAGLDALREGFLKFEESVQAMQAGQASDRYTIAAPREFYAQWLAPRLADFRKENPTIQIHVVEDEYADFTEANLDFAIRLVDGPGDLEGVALGEARKVIVARHDAPDDWIGWTAANLPDDVRPAIEVATAGQALSSAMAGLGRTVLPLMLAESALAKNELAAVEGPMDARRAYWLLAPLPQWRQKKVRALADWLTRADET
- the apaG gene encoding Co2+/Mg2+ efflux protein ApaG → MIQLFDHAATSHDITVRVAVNFLPEQSLPAAGKWFWVYHIRIENGSDETVQLLTRHWRITDARGMVNHVDGEGVVGEQPVLAPGQSHDYVSGCPLITPHGSMEGFYTFARQAGEPIEVRIPFFPLAAPAPAN
- a CDS encoding PilZ domain-containing protein, with protein sequence MHLPRGSLPSGIDDGSAVTPHLSAPTSAPHSRDEETRTPLGDAPTHAEIVECRRAADRHLTFLRPCCITLAHGAYLALVRNLSPVGAQIETDQDLRVGETLEYFWDGIEPIEARVVWQDGRRVGVENLAEADPKIFARPDRSARIPCERNAQIWVEGNRFQAVVLNISLRGLMAYGLPEFAPGTLATICLGRRSFEQTRLRWVAHGSAGFQFAEPLGANLLMELLRENDCDPKDRMVA